One genomic window of Camelina sativa cultivar DH55 chromosome 5, Cs, whole genome shotgun sequence includes the following:
- the LOC104789429 gene encoding uncharacterized protein LOC104789429, with protein sequence MALQENEALEKKEVMAIQQEVVIEKKEEDRGPPLEKYAQHPFLKEMLLELSKQKAQEQDMKDLKEVGKAIIPTKLEDPGSFNLPCSISYMHFNKCLCDLGASVSIMPYSVAEKLGYEHFKPSNLYIGLADGSRKDVVGVIETFMVKIREDMLPTDFVIMNMDQEPEDPLILGRPFLATAGAVIDVKMGTIKLHLIEDLTMKFDIKDSTYQPTIEGHHFVIKKKASYEDSKNEEDPRTKDKTMEELKD encoded by the coding sequence ATGGCTTTACAAGAAAATGAAGCACTAGAGAAGAAAGAGGTGATGGCCATTCAacaagaggttgtcattgagaagaaagaggaagatagaGGACCTCCTTTGGAAAAATATGCTCAACATCCTTTCCTCAAGGAAATGCTTCTTGAATTATCGAAgcaaaaagctcaagaacaagaCATGAAGGACTTGAAAGAGGTTGGGAAAGCTATTATCCCAACAAAACTCGAAGATCCAGGGTCATTTAACCTACCTTGTTCCATCAGCTATATGCACTTCAACAAGTGtctatgtgacttgggagcttCAGTGAGTATAATGCCATACTCAGTTGCTGAGAAGTTGGGGTATGAACATTTTAAGCCCAGCAATCTCTATATTGGTTTAGCAGATGGATCAAGGAAGGATGTGGTTGGAGTAATTGAAACCTTTATGGTCAAAATAAGAGAGGATATGCTTCCAACTGATTTTGTGATCATGAATATGGATCAAGAGCcagaagatcctctcatcttggggagaccattcttagccacagctGGGGCTGTAATTGATGTCAAGATGGGAACCATCAAGCTCCACCTAATTGAAGAcctcactatgaagtttgacatcaaggattcAACATATCAACCTACTATTGAAGGTCATCACTTTGTGATAAAGAAAAAAGCTAGTTATGAAGATTCTAAGAATGAAGAGGACCCTAGGACTAAAGACAAGACAATGGAAGAGCTTAAGGATTGA